The genomic segment TTTACGTGACTGTTGCCATAGTTAAAGAATAACAGACTAAACACCATGACAAGGAAGAGCCATAATATGCTTTGATGTCCCGATTTAGTCGCGGTGACGTACCAGTCTCTTTTGGTTGAGCACCTGCTCTATCAGGGAGGGTCTGGCAGGCCGGTCCCCTATGGTGCCAAGGCGCTGCTTGTTCACGGACACAGGCCTCTCCTCCGCcgtctcctgcacacacacacacacgcacacagacacacagacacacacacacacacgcgcacacacacacacacacacacacacaccccaaaaaaATGGTTTATGGTTTCGAGGGCTGGGTTTGAAGTGTTTGTGACTCAATGGGACCATGTCTCAACTAACCGAATAGTGGTCATGTACGGATGTTAACAGATGTAATCACAGGGGGGTATTGGCATGAAACGctacccacacactcacatcaaGTTTCCCACTCGACAGGGCCTGgtcgctcttcttcttcttgtactTGTCTTTGTACATCTTGTTGCGGTGCTTTTTGCACATCCAGGGCTTCCTCTGCTTGGCTACCTGCGTGGTGGTCTCGGTGCAGCCCTCGTAGGTGCACTGCTTGGGGGCGTTGTCGCCCTCCGACGCGTCCTCGTCGTTGAGCTCCTCAGGGCTGGCGGCGCTGTCACGGGGGTCCGAGGAGTCCAGCATGTCGGCCTCCTCGTCCGCATCGTCCATTTCGTACGAGAACATGTTGTTGTCCGACTCCAGGGGCGTGATCACGTTCCTGCTGTCCACCACGCCGCTCTTGTTCACGTAGTACCGCTGTCCGTCCTTGGTGAGCAGCAGGGTCGACTCTTTGTCTTTATTGCCGCCCGCCGCCGAGCTGTCGTCTTCACTCATGTTTGCGGATTCCAGATCAAGCTGTTTTCTGGGCTCCTTGGGATATTTATAATGTAAATAGGCTGTGTCAGTCTGTCCACGGTGTCAGCGTTGTCTAGTGATCCGTGGCTGACGTGTGTTCGCTCGTAGTAGCGTGTGGTGGGATCCCGTAGCTCAGCACAGGGACCGACGCGCTCTGAGCGTACTCAAGCGTATGAGATGAATTAGGGATGCGACCCGAGCATTGTTTCATTAGCTCTTTATCAACACGGGTCGGTGTTGTCTGCAGCGCATCGCAGCCTTCAGCACCCCCGGACGGCTCGTATGATAACAAGGCTGTTCTTCTTCGGCGCAAGTATGTAGTTCCGTGTCGCTATTCCTTACGCACGCTGCCCCCTAGCGGCGGGACAGAAAAGTGGTGAAATTGAGTGCGTTTGGAACCAGAGCCATTATAGAGAAGGTCCCTAAGGTTACTTTCTTCTTGGTTtcctgttaccccctatgttttattcgatacatttcgacagggttaccccttatgggtttttcatgacgacagataaaaaacgacagtgttaccctttacgtttcatttgataaaaacaacagtgctaccccattatgttttttttcccatgatgactgattgtgttgccccttatattttatttgacaaggacaacagtgttaccctttatgttttttttcatgacgatcaataaaaaacaacagtgttaacccttgtgttttttttcatgacgaccaataaaaaacgacagtgttagccctttgtgttttttttcatgacgaccaaagaaaaacaatggtgttatcccctatgttttatttgaaaaatatcgacagtgttaccccttatgtttatttcatgacggccgataaaaaacgacagatttaccccttatgtttttttcatgacgaccaataaaaaacaagttattatgttttttttcatgacgaccaataaaaaacaacagtgttaccccttatgtctttttttcatgacgacaaataaaaaacaacagtgttaccccttatgttttttttcatgaagaccaataaaaaacaacagtgttaccccttatgttttttttcatgacgaccaataaataacaaccttatgttttttttcatgatgaccaataaaaaacaacagtgttaccccttatgttttttttcatgacgaccaataaaaaacaacagttatgttttttttcatgacgaccaatacaaaacaacagtgttaccccttatgtttttcttcatgacgaccagagCCGGCCctgggcataggcagtataggcaaatgctAGGGGCGCCGTCACCCGCGGGGGGCGCCgaaaacgcaaaaaaaaaaaaatatatatatatatatatatatatatatatatatactacttttttttttaccagtgccattactactattatttcgaaatattatttaagcccacagcaacataaagtcatagcaaagaatattaaataatggagaagccttttttctgggtgcctgcctggctcgttgctctgtacctgccctctttgaggggggcggggtcaagagGCCAGCTGCCTGAATCTGACCGGACCGTGACCCCGAGACGAAGAAAAAGATTAATGACACTGTATCGGAATTAAGTCCAAAAGACTGAAGCCATGCGGCGCCCAAGGAaggaaaagaaggaaagaagaggaggaaaaacgtGAAAAAGGTAAAGGTACAGTAACGTCAATGAGATGAAGTGTATGAAATGAATAGTTTAATGCATCGACGTTACCGTTGTTGGAGCAGAGTGTTAGCTTGCTAGCTTACTTCGGAccaacattgtttaataatcaataaatagcTGAGTCGACGTGTGTTAATGTTACTCCACCTTAAATTCATCAGGGACGTTTGGAAACTTAACGTTAGGCCTGTTCACACCTAACATAACGTTAGGTGTTATTTTACAGGTGTCTTTCCTGCTTGTATGTCAGTTAAAATGCTTTTAGTTGTCCATCCACTGTGTAATAGGGTGGTTGTAAGCATTTGGTTTTATGTGTCACAGTTTATGTTTGTTAAAGTTTACATCAGTGTTAAagtgcagttaaagtgtattactgttaatatttcatatcttagctttcacatatcattcataggctatatatacagtacatatatattcatttcactgcactttactggtttttgcactgtggttagactgaattgcattgcaatgacaataaacttgaatgaatctcatcacattttcattattagtctcatgtatagcacaccaagcatctgttattttattaaaatgtaacatgcagtcgtcacatatacttctcttctcccttcagatgcacttttaaaatatttcagtgccactcccagtgacacagcatcaggttctgccgtcccgtctacctctgcacagccctaatacattattgtactttttttacacttcagttgagtgcttgtttaatctctggttagtACCAAACTAGgtaaaccatactacatttaattgtatttacaataatttgaatctgaactctatctattattttgcttatgaatgcctttagtaaacatcatgcatttctttgcagtattttgtgcataccttattgtatgagtgattcattgtcacttgttttgcaagactttttttttactgcaaagtGTTTAATTATTAAAGGTTCTTACgtctgcagtattttgtgcataccacATTGTATTTaggattcattgcttgttacttggtttttaatacgtttcgtgtgttctaaaatcaaagagtctcaaagactaagctttgtagcttctctgagtttatgaacattggtagtcgaatttactgtgcgatccaaaggggtagggggcgccagcaaaaatcttgccaagggcgccaaattggtcagggccggccctgatgacgaccaataaaaaacaacagtgttaccccttacggtttttttcatgacgaccaaagaaaaacgacagtgtcacccctcatgtttcatttgataaaaacgacagtgttaccccttatgttttttttcatgacgaccaataaaaaacaacagtgttaccccttatgttttttttcatgacgaccaataaaaaacaacagttatgttttttttcatgatgaccaataaaaaacaacagtgttaccccttatgttttttttcatgacgaccaataaaaaacaacagtgttaccccttatggtttttttcatgatgaccaataaaaaacatcagttatgttttttttcatgacgaccaataaaaaacaacagtgttaccccttatggtttttttcatgacgaccaataaataacaaccttatgttttttttcatgacgaccaataaaaaacaacagttatgttttttttcatgatgaccaataaaaaacaacagtgttaccccttttgtttttcttcatgacgaccaataaaaaacaacagtgttaccccttacgttttttttcatgatgaccaataaaaaacaacagtgttaccccttatggtttttttcatgacgaccaaagaaaaacgacagtgtcacccctcatgtttcatttgataaaaatgacagtgttaccccctatgttttaattgataaaaatcgacagtgttaccccttatgtttttttcatgacgaccaataaaaaacaacagtgttaccccttatgttttttttcatgacgaccaataaaaaacaacagtgttacccctcatgttttttttcatgacgaccaataaaaaacaacagttatgtttttttttcatgatgaccaataaaaaacaacagtgttacccctaatgttttttttcatgacgaccaataaaaaacaacagtgttaccccttatgttttctttcatgatgaccaataaaaaacaacagtgttaccccttatgttttttttcatgacgaccaataaaaaacaacagttatgttttttttcatgacgaccaataaaaaacaacagtgttaccccttgtgtttttttcatgatgaccaataaaaaacaacagtgtcacccctcatgtttcatttgataaaaacgacagtgtaaccccctatgttttaattgataaatatcgacagtgttaccccttgtgttttttttcatgacgaccaaagaaaaacaacagcgtcaccccctatgttttatttgataaatattgacagtgttaccccttgtatttatttcatgacggccgataaaatacgacagagttacccttcatgttttatccatgttgaccaatatatAATGACAGTAGCACCCCTTTCGACGTTTTTGacgggatccgaacatgagctgtttagagtgttaacctccaaacttaacaatgcaccatcatgACACCTGAttaagtcatcacaaaggttatacttgactttataatttgcatgaaatagagataagagtcttccaacagaagacatcaaccggacttgaaccccggtctgcagggggttagctcacagcactctccacttcccactgagatttgtaatttaattatgtctgaggttatatttgacctgatagcattacgtttaaaatgaaagatattgtgttttccacagaaattgagccacggtctccagtgggttaggcagagtgcactccactgcaccactgaggcgatgacaatacacaataatcaatcatcaataaagaggatatacatgacattaaaatgtatgtgtgtatttctattatttcccttatgttttttttcatgacgaccaataaaaaacaacagtgtaaccccttatgttttttttcatgacgaccaataaaaaatgacagtgttaacctttatgttttttttcatgacgaccaataaaaaacaacagtgttaccactaatgttttttttcatgacgaccaataaaaaaagacagtgttaccccttatgtcttttttcatgacgaccaataaaaaacgacagtgttaccccttgtgttttttttcattacgaccaaagaaaaacaacagtgttaccccctatgttttttttcatgacgaccaataaaaaacaacagtgctaccccttatgttttttttcatgacgaccaataaaaaacaacagtgttaccccttgtggtttttttcatgacgaccaaagaaaaacaacagtgttaccccctatgttttatttgataaatatcgacagtgttatcccttatgttcatttcatgacggctgataaaaaacgacagagttacctctcatgttttttccatgttgaccaataaaatcgacagtgttacccctgttgacgtttttgctgggatccgaacctgagctgtttagagtggtAACCTCCTAACTTATCAATgaaccatcaagacactgaataaagtcaacacaatggttatactggactttataattcgcatgaaatagagataagagtctaccAACAGAGGACAACAACCGGACTTgtcttgaaccccggtctccatgggtttagctcacagctctctccacttcccactgagatttgttaattaaaaatgtctgtggttatatatgacaatagacatgatagcattacgtttcaaattaaagatattgtgttttccacagaaattgagccgcggacaccagtgggttaggcagagtgcactccactgcaccactgaggcgatgacattacacaataatcaatcatcaataaagaggatatgcatgactttaaaatgtatgtgtgtatttctattatttcccttatggttttttcatgacgactgataaaaaacaacagtgttaccccttatattttatttgacaaagacaacagtgttaccccttatgttttttttcatgacgaccaataaaaaacaacagtgttaccccttatgttttttttcatgatgaccaataaaaaacaacagtgttaccccttatgttttttttcatgacgaccaataaaaaatggttcatttgataaaaacgacagtgttacccgttgtggtttttttcatgacgaccgataaaaaacaacagtgtcaccccctatgttttatttgatatatatcgacagtgttaccccctatgttttaatcagttttctgaacaaatcaatacttttttttttttgcataattCTATCatgcaacatgatttttcattaaattattgacatccaccctttttatgatatttatcatattatcatttcattttatttagaacattgtctgtgtaggctgacgtaggctatgacgcacaacgcagaactgtccgtatagctgaatatggtactatgctgattttacataagcatgttggtgttcaacatctgttgtagtgaacattctaaaactggtgtaaaatgttgctgccatattaatagacacgttgaatgttatcgttttgattcttgaattccgcacgtaaactggttggcaaaaaaagagcaaagacggacggttcacttgacggagaaaccgtcactttcctcatatcagacaactcgtaacactggatgaaaatgaaggctttcttttatggtcactttcctttgtaaacctttagaaataacctcctgaatccttgttataacgctgtgtataatcccggaccgcaacagcttgtctgcatgttgttagtgtgtgaaattcagcacagtatcagccgagttgactctaatttccacattgtttacttgctaacgtttgtgaataacagtggctagttggcagaactctttttacacaccagtagagtgtttatcaggagcggagccctgaatgtgacgtcacccgtcatctcgtctctgtaaacaatggatgttgcgcagcatttattatgacgtcattatatagactctctcaacaccccccccccctcggactgacttcccgcgtccctgtttCCCTCAATGCTATTCTCTTTTCTCGATTTCTTTTTCTTCGTGATCTCTCCATCTTTTGTTGTGTCTATCTTCTTCATATTAATATGCATGCTATATGTTATATGTAGGATAGAGATGGGAAATGTATTGTAAATAATAACCAGTGGCTTTGCGTTGTTATACAGTTTTTTTATTAGGAATATTTTTGCTAGACCATTTGAACAGATACATGTATTAATATTGCAATGGATTCTAATGCTGTAGCACATTAGTGagcacaagtttaaaaaaaaatccacattTGTGCTTTAGCGTGTTAATTTCAACAGCATGATTATTCCAATGTTATAAGCTGGACATTATGGAACACATATTTTATATCTGTTCTGAACTGTAAGGGCTCCTCATGAAATGTTATGAAAAGAGCTATAAAGTATAGCTCATTGCTTTGTATAGGTTGATACAgaccgttttttttctttcctttgcgGAGTCCGGCGAAGATTGAACGATAATGGATTGATAACTATTAAAAAAATTGAAGGTATGTTATTTACAAAACGTACAAACTATAATACCACTAAAGCTTATAAGAGTAGGCTACTGTATTCACTGTGTGATGAACACTGTCGACCATCTGTCTGTCATGCTTGTGATGAAGATGACACAGTACGATGGACATGATTCATATCCTCTTGTTTTTTCACTGGGAtgtttttgaaatgtttttcagATGGTAATGATAAACCCCCTAAGCAGTTTAAGAGAAGTTTATCACAGCTGCATCCAGTCATCAGCTAGTTTCAGCTAAAAATCTGCATTTAAATCTGGATAAAAATCACAAAACACAATATTGTGTTGACGCAAATATGATAAGATCATATTCACTGTTGGGGttaaaaatcacaaaggtaatgaAACATTGATGAGTTTGCTACAAGCACTTGCTATTACTGTTAGATTCAAGTTGTTAATTCAAGTTAACATTTACCGCTT from the Gadus macrocephalus chromosome 7, ASM3116895v1 genome contains:
- the rfxap gene encoding regulatory factor X-associated protein, with the translated sequence MSEDDSSAAGGNKDKESTLLLTKDGQRYYVNKSGVVDSRNVITPLESDNNMFSYEMDDADEEADMLDSSDPRDSAASPEELNDEDASEGDNAPKQCTYEGCTETTTQVAKQRKPWMCKKHRNKMYKDKYKKKKSDQALSSGKLDETAEERPVSVNKQRLGTIGDRPARPSLIEQVLNQKRLSLLRSPEVISFLQQQQRLLITQSRSQSQPDFPGC